The following coding sequences are from one Phenylobacterium glaciei window:
- a CDS encoding sigma-70 family RNA polymerase sigma factor — protein sequence MNPGNLGNLQASPSNEQSTEYARLISAVALGRDRDAFAQLFNSLAPKVKSYMMRKGVAPDLAEDLAVETFVKLWTRAATFDPDQGSASAWIYTIDRNTYVDGYRRDRPAANFIHLMGDALGPVTPEDAYLSAEREQRLRSALHQLPTTEAQLLRMSYFHDSPHGEIARVLGLPLGTVKSRLRRALKRLRAVLVSATEPSANMTSDLPCNNRTFRTSA from the coding sequence ATGAATCCTGGCAACTTGGGCAATCTCCAGGCGTCTCCTTCGAATGAGCAATCGACAGAATATGCCCGCCTGATTTCGGCCGTCGCCTTAGGGCGTGACCGGGACGCGTTCGCGCAGTTGTTCAATAGCCTCGCGCCCAAAGTGAAGAGCTACATGATGCGAAAGGGCGTCGCTCCGGATTTGGCCGAGGATCTTGCGGTCGAAACTTTCGTCAAGCTCTGGACCAGGGCCGCCACATTCGATCCGGACCAAGGAAGCGCCTCGGCGTGGATTTACACGATCGACCGCAACACCTACGTGGACGGGTATCGGCGAGATCGCCCTGCTGCCAACTTCATCCACCTGATGGGCGATGCGTTGGGGCCGGTGACGCCTGAGGACGCGTACCTCAGCGCCGAGCGCGAGCAGCGCCTACGATCAGCTCTGCACCAGTTGCCGACGACGGAGGCCCAGTTGCTTCGGATGTCCTATTTTCATGACAGCCCTCACGGCGAGATCGCCCGGGTTTTGGGCCTTCCCCTCGGAACAGTGAAATCCCGGCTACGGCGTGCGCTCAAGCGCCTGCGCGCTGTTCTCGTCAGCGCGACGGAGCCGTCAGCGAACATGACCTCGGATCTTCCCTGCAACAACCGGACGTTCCGAACGTCGGCCTAG
- a CDS encoding alpha/beta fold hydrolase — MVHGLGGSVRSWDMIAPVLSQSRQLVLIDLPGHGMSPSIPGRQTVAAYADAISAFIEEQGLSGIDLVGSSVGARLVLELSRRGVGGNCVALDPGGFWQGWETKFFQTTIAASIKLVRWLQPVMPFLARHAATRTLLLAQLSAKPWKLPPDVVLTEMRTFAATSVFDDVVRELASGPLQHGTSSPPGRVAIGWGCNDRLLLPRQAKRAQAAFPGARLQWFRDCGHFPQWDQPDETVRLILETTG, encoded by the coding sequence ATGGTGCATGGACTGGGAGGCAGCGTCCGCTCGTGGGACATGATAGCCCCGGTGCTCAGCCAGTCGCGCCAGCTCGTGCTCATCGATCTGCCGGGGCATGGCATGTCACCCTCCATCCCTGGACGCCAAACAGTCGCCGCCTATGCCGACGCGATTTCCGCCTTCATCGAAGAGCAGGGACTGAGCGGGATCGACTTGGTTGGTAGTTCAGTTGGGGCGCGGCTGGTGTTGGAGTTGTCGCGGCGAGGCGTGGGCGGCAACTGCGTCGCGCTCGATCCCGGCGGCTTCTGGCAGGGCTGGGAGACGAAGTTCTTCCAGACCACCATCGCGGCCTCGATAAAACTCGTGCGATGGCTTCAGCCGGTTATGCCCTTCCTCGCGCGCCACGCCGCAACACGGACGCTGCTGCTCGCCCAGCTGTCGGCGAAGCCCTGGAAGCTCCCTCCGGACGTGGTCCTGACGGAGATGCGGACCTTCGCGGCAACCTCGGTCTTCGATGACGTGGTGCGCGAACTGGCCAGTGGGCCTTTGCAACATGGGACATCGTCCCCTCCGGGCCGCGTAGCAATAGGCTGGGGTTGCAACGACCGTCTTCTCCTACCGCGCCAAGCCAAGCGCGCCCAAGCCGCCTTCCCTGGCGCGCGGCTGCAATGGTTTCGAGACTGCGGTCACTTCCCGCAATGGGACCAGCCGGACGAGACGGTTCGATTGATCCTGGAGACGACTGGCTGA
- a CDS encoding tyrosine-type recombinase/integrase — protein sequence MAQIDLFRMPKRPWNSGRIIGAKPPLKPKHIWGIRQQLRTAGKVRDLALFNCALDAKLRGCDLVKLRVSDVAPGGIMRDRVTVIQQKTGRPVPFEITDASRDALSAWLALRGTRADDWLFPSRSRPGDHLTTRQYARLVGEWVTMIELEPRAYGTHSLRRTKVALLYKKTGNLRACQLLLGHRKLESTVRYLGIEVDDALALSEQIEI from the coding sequence ATGGCTCAAATCGACCTCTTTCGCATGCCCAAACGGCCCTGGAATTCAGGGCGCATCATTGGGGCGAAGCCCCCGCTCAAGCCCAAGCACATATGGGGAATTCGCCAGCAGTTGAGGACCGCGGGTAAGGTCCGGGACCTGGCTCTCTTCAACTGCGCTCTGGACGCGAAGCTTCGTGGGTGCGACCTCGTAAAGCTCAGGGTCAGTGATGTTGCGCCCGGCGGGATAATGCGGGACCGAGTCACGGTCATCCAGCAGAAGACGGGCCGGCCCGTACCGTTCGAGATCACTGACGCCAGCCGGGACGCGCTATCTGCGTGGCTGGCGTTGCGCGGAACGCGCGCGGATGACTGGCTCTTTCCTAGCCGTTCGCGTCCCGGCGACCACCTGACGACACGTCAGTACGCCAGGCTTGTCGGTGAGTGGGTGACCATGATCGAGCTGGAGCCCCGCGCCTACGGCACGCACAGCCTGCGCCGAACCAAGGTGGCCCTGCTTTACAAGAAGACCGGCAATCTCCGCGCCTGCCAGCTCCTCCTAGGTCATCGAAAGCTAGAGAGCACGGTTCGGTACCTGGGAATCGAGGTGGATGACGCCCTTGCCTTGTCAGAGCAGATCGAAATCTGA
- the pyrC gene encoding dihydroorotase, giving the protein MLTSDIDAVPGEARNSATRLTLRRPDDWHVHLRDGPMLASVVNYTARQFARAIVMPNLSPPITTIAAAKAYRDRILAALEPGRVFQPLMTCYLTDTIEASEVERGFVEGVFTACKLYPAHATTNSDHGVTDVRKIYPVLEVMQNIGMPLLLHGEVTDRHVDIFDREAVFIERILGKLIRDFPGLKVVFEHITTVDAVAFVEAGGPNLAATITPHHLAINRNAMFEGGIRPHFYCLPVAKRETHRLALRRAATSGSAKFFLGTDSAPHAVGDKESACGCAGIFNAPFALESYATVFDEEDALGSLEAFSSENGPRFYGLAPNESMVILERSPSLVPLTIAAAATAIVPFGAGETLAWRFVEPSVI; this is encoded by the coding sequence ATGCTGACATCTGACATCGACGCCGTGCCCGGTGAGGCCCGTAATTCGGCGACCCGCCTGACCCTTCGGCGACCCGACGACTGGCATGTCCATCTTCGCGATGGGCCGATGCTCGCCTCCGTCGTCAACTACACGGCCCGACAGTTTGCACGGGCCATCGTCATGCCTAACCTCAGTCCGCCGATCACCACGATCGCAGCGGCGAAAGCCTATCGTGATCGAATCCTGGCCGCGCTTGAACCAGGACGGGTCTTCCAACCGCTGATGACCTGCTATCTGACCGACACGATCGAGGCCTCTGAAGTCGAGCGTGGTTTTGTCGAAGGCGTGTTCACCGCCTGCAAGCTCTATCCCGCGCACGCCACGACGAATTCGGATCATGGCGTCACCGACGTGCGGAAAATCTATCCTGTGCTTGAGGTCATGCAGAACATCGGGATGCCGCTGCTTCTACATGGCGAGGTGACGGACCGCCATGTCGACATCTTTGACCGGGAAGCGGTCTTTATCGAACGCATCCTCGGCAAGCTGATCCGGGACTTTCCGGGCCTGAAGGTTGTTTTCGAGCACATTACGACGGTCGACGCGGTGGCCTTCGTCGAAGCCGGAGGCCCAAATCTGGCAGCGACCATTACGCCCCACCATCTGGCAATCAACCGAAACGCCATGTTCGAAGGCGGGATTAGACCGCACTTCTATTGCCTGCCGGTCGCCAAGCGAGAGACGCACAGGCTCGCCTTGCGCCGGGCGGCGACCTCTGGCTCCGCCAAGTTCTTCCTGGGCACGGACTCCGCCCCCCATGCGGTCGGCGACAAGGAGTCGGCGTGCGGGTGCGCGGGAATCTTCAACGCTCCCTTCGCGCTGGAAAGCTATGCGACGGTGTTCGATGAAGAGGATGCGCTCGGGTCTCTCGAAGCCTTTTCGTCAGAAAATGGTCCTCGCTTCTACGGCCTGGCACCCAATGAGAGCATGGTCATTCTGGAGCGATCTCCCAGTCTAGTCCCCCTGACCATTGCAGCAGCCGCCACTGCGATCGTGCCGTTCGGCGCCGGCGAAACTCTTGCTTGGCGCTTTGTCGAACCATCGGTGATTTAG